A part of Drosophila bipectinata strain 14024-0381.07 chromosome 3L, DbipHiC1v2, whole genome shotgun sequence genomic DNA contains:
- the LOC108129145 gene encoding uncharacterized protein isoform X2, translated as MVIVLRCRRIKSANANGGRPQPWWCRNNRNGGQNRSPISIKHSADSIRRPTSNSGVWTWLGGSRRSSAGPDQIGPPSTSPAENHYTHMDDAYSPVGVNEALYAELDRESVRSANPSYQNTAYSQCGEKYNFQGHEQDIPMVVSSAPSSAYYSDLSVTAMPGGASGSNQGAYEIVGLNVMSQPLPNWDHHGGVAVALTGGGGGAGAGLTPGEAAAMTQRRGPRLAAINETSTSTVPSDYV; from the exons ATGGTCATAGTTCTAAGATGTAGAAG AATTAAATCAGCGAATGCCAACG GTGGTCGCCCGCAGCCATGGTGGTGTCGCAACAATCGAAACGGTGGCCAAAACCGATCCCCCATCTCGATCAAGCACTCGGCGGACAGCATCCGGAGACCCACTAGCAACTCCGGTGTGTGGACCTGGCTGGGCGGCAGCCGCCGCTCCTCGGCCGGACCCGACCAGATCGGGCCGCCGTCTACCTCCCCGGCGGAGAACCACTACACCCACATGGATGATGCCTACAGTCCGGTGGGCGTGAACGAGGCCCTCTACGCAGAGCTGGATCGCGAATCTGTGCGCTCCGCCAATCCCTCGTACCAGAACACGGCCTACAGTCAATGTGGCGAG AAATACAATTTCCAAGGCCACGAACAGGACATTCCCATGGTGGTCTCCTCGGCACCGAGCAGTGCCTACTACTCCGATCTGTCGGTGACCGCCATGCCGGGCGGGGCCAGTGGCAGCAACCAGGGCGCCTACGAAATAGTCGGACTGAATGTAATGTCCCAGCCCCTGCCCAACTGGGATCACCACGGCGGAGTGGCCGTGGCCCTGACTGGCGGAGGCGGGGGGGCAGGAGCAGGACTGACGCCCGGCGAGGCGGCCGCCATGACGCAGCGGCGAGGGCCACGACTGGCGGCCATCAACGAGACCAGCACCAGCACAGTGCCCTCGGACTACgtttaa
- the LOC108129145 gene encoding uncharacterized protein isoform X1 — protein MADVYRDASSTLRSVFPNSRLGSLAGMESQLQGPLDADSDPDAGAATTVGSRASDYDPYDEDWWANAIEVDTFDSPLAFDASENGLWNGHFVPPPPRPPFLDESVAADGLTTCDLCTWAWQRNAYSLDGSIDTAGELGWAFTLIIVSIISALIGAIVMVIVLRCRRIKSANANGGRPQPWWCRNNRNGGQNRSPISIKHSADSIRRPTSNSGVWTWLGGSRRSSAGPDQIGPPSTSPAENHYTHMDDAYSPVGVNEALYAELDRESVRSANPSYQNTAYSQCGEKYNFQGHEQDIPMVVSSAPSSAYYSDLSVTAMPGGASGSNQGAYEIVGLNVMSQPLPNWDHHGGVAVALTGGGGGAGAGLTPGEAAAMTQRRGPRLAAINETSTSTVPSDYV, from the exons ATGGCGGACGTTTACCGGGATGCCAGCAGCACGCTGCGCTCCGTGTTCCCCAACTCGCGGTTGGGATCGCTGGCCGGAATGGAGAGTCAGCTGCAGGGTCCGCTGGATGCGGACTCTGATCCGGATGCGGGAGCAGCCACCACGGTGGGAAGTAGGGCTAGCGACTATGACCCGTATGACGAGGACTGGTGGGCCAATGCCATCGAAGTGGACACCTTCGATTCCCCGCTGGCCTTCGACGCCAGCGAGAACGGACTGTGGAACGGACACTTTGTGCCGCCGCCGCCCCGCCCGCCCTTCCTGGATGAAAGCGTCGCCGCCGACGGCCTGACCACCTGCGATCTGTGCACGTGGGCCTGGCAGCGGAATGCATACTCCCTGGACGGTTCCATAG ATACCGCCGGCGAACTTGGATGGGCATTCACCTTAATCATAGTTTCAATCATATCGGCTCTTATAGGTGCTATTGTAATGGTCATAGTTCTAAGATGTAGAAG AATTAAATCAGCGAATGCCAACG GTGGTCGCCCGCAGCCATGGTGGTGTCGCAACAATCGAAACGGTGGCCAAAACCGATCCCCCATCTCGATCAAGCACTCGGCGGACAGCATCCGGAGACCCACTAGCAACTCCGGTGTGTGGACCTGGCTGGGCGGCAGCCGCCGCTCCTCGGCCGGACCCGACCAGATCGGGCCGCCGTCTACCTCCCCGGCGGAGAACCACTACACCCACATGGATGATGCCTACAGTCCGGTGGGCGTGAACGAGGCCCTCTACGCAGAGCTGGATCGCGAATCTGTGCGCTCCGCCAATCCCTCGTACCAGAACACGGCCTACAGTCAATGTGGCGAG AAATACAATTTCCAAGGCCACGAACAGGACATTCCCATGGTGGTCTCCTCGGCACCGAGCAGTGCCTACTACTCCGATCTGTCGGTGACCGCCATGCCGGGCGGGGCCAGTGGCAGCAACCAGGGCGCCTACGAAATAGTCGGACTGAATGTAATGTCCCAGCCCCTGCCCAACTGGGATCACCACGGCGGAGTGGCCGTGGCCCTGACTGGCGGAGGCGGGGGGGCAGGAGCAGGACTGACGCCCGGCGAGGCGGCCGCCATGACGCAGCGGCGAGGGCCACGACTGGCGGCCATCAACGAGACCAGCACCAGCACAGTGCCCTCGGACTACgtttaa